A genomic segment from Ovis aries strain OAR_USU_Benz2616 breed Rambouillet chromosome 26, ARS-UI_Ramb_v3.0, whole genome shotgun sequence encodes:
- the LOC101122163 gene encoding UPF0547 protein C16orf87 homolog has product MSATRAKKVKMATKSCPECDQQVPVACKSCPCGYIFISRKLLNAKHPEKAPSSTENKHEAKRRRTERVRREKINSTVNKDLENRKRSRSNSHSDHIRRGRGRPKSASAKKHEEEREKQEKEIDIYANLSDEKAFVFSVALAEINRKIINQRLIL; this is encoded by the coding sequence ATGTCTGCAACTCGAGCTAAGAAAGTGAAGATGGCTACCAAATCATGCCCCGAGTGCGACCAACAGGTTCCTGTTGCATGTAAATCATGTCCCTGTGGTTACATATTTATTAGCAGAAAACTTTTAAATGCAAAACACCCAGAAAAAGCACCATCTTCTACAGAAAATAAGCATGAGGCCAAGAGGAGGCGAACAGAGAGAGTTAGGCGAGAGAAGATAAATTCTACAGTAAATAaagatttagaaaacagaaagaggtcTCGAAGTAACAGCCATTCAGATCATATCAGACGAGGAAGAGGAAGACCTAAAAGTGCATCTGCCAAAAAAcatgaggaagaaagagagaaacaggaaaaggaaattgACATCTATGCTAACCTCTCTGATGAAAAGGCTTTCGTGTTTTCAGTCGCCTTggcagaaataaatagaaaaattattaatCAAAGACTTATTCTCTGA